GCCGCCGAGGAGTTGGGAATTAGCCTGAAAACGCTGTACAACAAGCTCAATCAGACGAATCTTCTCGAGCGATCCGCGTAGCTCGCAGAGTTCCGCGCTCGAGCATCCGTCATGAAGCGGCAATGCTGGCGCGATAAGTGAGGATCGTGCCGGTTGTGGTCGGGAGTCGAGAAGTCTACCTGTTTTCTTGCAAGCGATGTTATTGTCAGAGCGTCCACCTGCCGCCTGAACTTAGTTCACCGCGGCCAAACGCCTCGGCTCTGAACTTGCGAACTCCGCCGTCGATTCGCGACCGCGCTTGCGAAACCAGAGCCGCGCTTGATCGAGATACAAATAGACGACCGGCGTCGTATACAGCGTCAATAATTGGCTAAAAATCAGGCCGCCGACGATCGCAATGCCTAAGGGACGGCGCAATTCGGATCCATTGCCCGCGCCCAAAGCGAGCGGCAGCCCGCCGAGCAGCGCGGCCATGGTCGTCATGACGATCGGACGAAAACGCAAGAGGCAGGCCTTGAAAATCGCCACGTCGGGCGCGAAGTTGAACCGCCGCTCGGCATCGAGGGCGAAGTCGATCATCATGATGGCGTTCTTCTTGACGATGCCGATCAGCAACACGATGCCGATCAGCGCCATGACGCTCAACTCGGTATTGCAAACCATCAAGGCCAACAGCGCGCCGACGCCCGCCGAGGGGAGCGTTGAAAGAATCGTGATCGGATGAATGTAGCTTTCGTACAAAATGCCCAGCACGATGTAGACGGTCACCAGCGCCGCCAAGATCAAGAGGGCCTCGTTGGACAGCGAATCGCGGAACGCCTGCGCCGTTCCCGAAAAGCTGCCGTGGATCGTCTCGGGCAATCCGATTCGATCGGTCAGTTGTTGCACTTGCTGGACCGCTTCGCCCAAGGCGACGCCGGGAGTTAGATTGAACGAAATCGTCACCGAGGGAAACTGGCCGGAATGATTCACCGAGAGCGAGGCGTTCTTGCGCTGGTAGTGGCACACGGCGCTGAGCGGAACTTGCTGCTGGTTGTTGCTGCGAACGTAGAGATGTCGCAGCGCATCGGGGTCTTGCCAGAATGCCGGCTCGACGCCCATCACGACGCGATACTGGTTCATCGATTTGTACATCGTCGAGACGGGGCGCTGGCCGAAGGCGTCGTAGAGGGCATTGTCGATTCGCTGGGGCGTGACGCCCAATCGCGCGGCGGCATCGCGGTCGATCACCAGCGAAACTTGCAGCCCGCGCGTTTGCTGGTCGGTGTTCACATCGACCAGCCCAGGCAGCTTGCGCATTTGCGCCAGCACCTGCGGCGCCCACTGGTTGAGATCTTCCAAGTTGTCTCCACGGAGCGTGAATTGGAATTGAGCGCTGCTCGCCCGGCCGCCGACGCGCAAGTCTTGCACGGATTGCAGCAGCAGCGTCGCTCCGGCCATGTTCGACGTTTTCGCGCGGATTCTGGCGATAATCTCGTCGGCGCTCGCCGTCCGTTCTGCGAGCGGCTTGACGGCGCAATACATTCGCGCGGTGTTTGCCGCGCCGCCGAAGTTCCCGCCCGTCAGTGCGATGACATTGTCGATCGCCGGGTCGTCACTCACAGCGCCGGCAAAGCGAATCAACAATTCTCGCATCGCCTGGAACGACGTTCCCTGATCGGCCAGCAGGTTGCCGACGAGTCGTCCGGTGTCTTGCTGCGGGAAAAATCCTTTGGGAATAATCACGTATAGATAGACGGTCAAACCGATCGTCGACAACATGACCAGCATGGTGATTGGGTGGTATCGCAGGGCCCGAGTCAATGTCGCCTCGTAGAGACCCAACAGCCGCTGAAACACTCGTTCGCTCGCCCAATACAGCCGGCCGTGCCGCGCCTCGGACGCCGATTTGAGCAGCGCAGCGCACATCATCGGCGTCGTGGTCAGCGAAACGAGCAGCGAGATTCCGATCGCGACCGACAAGGTGACGGCAAATTCGCGAAACAGGCGGCCGACAATCCCGCCCATCAGGAGAATGGGAATGAACACGGCCACCAGCGAGACGCTGATCGACAGCACCGTGAAGCCGATTTCCTTGGCGCCGAGCAGCGTGGCCTGCAACGGCGGCAACCCGTCTTCGATATGGCGAGCGATGTTTTCGATCACTACAATCGCATCGTCGACGACAAATCCCGTGGCAATGGTCAGGGCCATCAGAGAAAGGTTGTTGACGCTGTACCCACACAGATACATCACGCCGAACGTGGTAATCAGCGAAACGGGAACGGCCACGCTGGGAATCAACGTGGCTCGCGGATCTCGCAGGAAAGCGAAGACGACCAGAATCACCAAGCCGACGGAAACCAGCAATGCGAATTGGACGTCCTCAATCGACGCGCGGATCGTCGCCGTCCGGTCCATGACGACGTCCAGTTTCATGGCCGCCGGGATTTGCGCCCGGAGTTGAGGCAGGACTTCGCGCACCCGATCAACTGTGTCGATGATATTCGCGCCGGGCTGCCGGAAGATGACGAGCGTAATCGCCGGCTGCCCATCCGAGAAACCTGTCGCGCGTAAATCTTCGACGTCATCGGTCACCTTGGCGATGTCGGCTAATCGCACCGCCGCGCCGTTCCGGTAGGCGACGATCAGCGGCTCATATTCTTTTGCCTCCAACAGTTGATCGGTCGTGGTCAGCGCCCAGGTATGCCGCTCGTCGGAGATTTGCCCCTTGGGGCGATTGGCGTTCGCGGCCGAGAGCGTCGTGCGAACGTCTTCCAGACCGAGGCCAAAATGGTTCAGCACCGTGGGATTGACGTCGACGCGCACTGCCGGCGGCGCGCCGCCGCTCGTAAAGACCTGGCCAATGCCGGAGACTTGCGAAAGTTTTTGCTGCAAGATCGTCGAGGCGACATCGTACATTTGTGGTTTCGTATAGGCATCGGAGGTGAGCGTCATGATCAGAATGGGCGCATCCGCCGGGTTGATTTTTCGATACCTGGGATTGTTCGGCAAATTCGTAGGCAGTTGCCCGCACGCGGCGTTGATCGCCGCCTGCACATCGCGGGCCGCCGCATCGATGTCGCGGCTCAAATCGAACTGCAGCGTGATGTTGGTCAGACCGAGAAAGCTGGTCGACGTCATTTCCGCGATCCCCGCGATGCGGCCGAACTGTCGCTCCAGCGGTGTGGCGACGGCCGAGGCCATCGTTTCGGGGCTGGCTCCTGGTAAAGCCGCGTTGACTTGGATGGTCGGAAAATCGATTTCCGGCAACGGCGAGACGGGCAGCATCAAATAGCCCAACACGCCGGCCAGCGTGATGGCCAGCGTGAGCAAGGTCGTGCCGACGGGACGTTTGACAAATGGGGTCGAAAGGCTCATACCGGTTCTAGCTCCCGATATTCCACGCGTTTCATCGCAGCAGGACGGCGGCGCAGACATTTGCCGAGACGATCGAAAGCCAAATAGATGACCGGCGTGGTATAAAGCGTCAGCACCTGGCTAATGATCAGACCACCAATGATCGTGATGCCCAGCGGCCGTCGTAATTCGGATCCCATGCCGCCGCCGATGGCCAGCGGCACAGCGCCCAACAGCGCCGCCATGGTCGTCATCATGATGGGCCGAAATCGGAGCAGGCAGGCTTCGTAAATCGCCTCGTGGGGCGATTTGCCTTGATTGCGCTCCGCTTCCAACGCGAAGTCGATCATCATGATCGCGTTTTTCTTCACGATGCCGATCAGCAGAATCATGCCGATCAGGCCGATCACACCTAGGTCTTCCTGGCACAGCAGCAGCGCGAGAATCGCTCCGACGCCGGCGGAGGGCAAAGTTGAAAGAATGGTGATGGGGTGAATGTAGCTCTCGTAGAGCACGCCCAATACGATATAGACCGTCACCAAGGCGGCTAGGATCAACATGGGCTCGTTCTGGAGCGCGGACTGAAACGCCTCGGCGGTGCCTTGGAAGCCGGCTTGAATGCTCGGCGGTAGATCGATCTCGCGCTTGGCGGAGTCGATGGCCGCCACGGCTTCGCCGAGCGAGACTCCTGGCGACAGGTTGAACGACACCGTGACGACCGGAAACTGCCCCTGATGATTGATCGCCAGCGGCGCGCTCGACTGCTCGAGTGTGGTGAATGTGCTCAGCGGAATCCGCTCGCCGCGACTGGAGCGGACGTAGATTTTCGACAAATCTTGAATTTCATCGCGAAATTCCGGTTTCGCTTCGAGCACCACGCGATACTGATTCAACTGCGTGAACAGGATCGAAATTTGCCGCTGACCGAATGCGTCGTAGAGGGCGTCATCGACCAGTTGCGGCGTAATTCCCAGTCGCGATGCCGTGTCGCGGTCAATCACGACGCGCGTTTGCAGCCCCTTGGTTTGTTGATCGCTGGCCACGTCGCGCAGTTGCGGGAGCGCTTGCAATTGATGGACAAACTTCGGCGCCCATTCATTCAATTCGTGCAGGTCGGGATCTTCCAGACTGTATTGATACTGCGTGCGGCTGACGCGGGTTTCGACCGTTAAATCCTGCACCGGTTGCATGAACAGTGTCACGCCGCGGATCTCCGCCAGCGCTCCTTGGAGCCGGCGAA
The genomic region above belongs to Pirellulales bacterium and contains:
- a CDS encoding multidrug efflux RND transporter permease subunit, which codes for MSLSTPFVKRPVGTTLLTLAITLAGVLGYLMLPVSPLPEIDFPTIQVNAALPGASPETMASAVATPLERQFGRIAGIAEMTSTSFLGLTNITLQFDLSRDIDAAARDVQAAINAACGQLPTNLPNNPRYRKINPADAPILIMTLTSDAYTKPQMYDVASTILQQKLSQVSGIGQVFTSGGAPPAVRVDVNPTVLNHFGLGLEDVRTTLSAANANRPKGQISDERHTWALTTTDQLLEAKEYEPLIVAYRNGAAVRLADIAKVTDDVEDLRATGFSDGQPAITLVIFRQPGANIIDTVDRVREVLPQLRAQIPAAMKLDVVMDRTATIRASIEDVQFALLVSVGLVILVVFAFLRDPRATLIPSVAVPVSLITTFGVMYLCGYSVNNLSLMALTIATGFVVDDAIVVIENIARHIEDGLPPLQATLLGAKEIGFTVLSISVSLVAVFIPILLMGGIVGRLFREFAVTLSVAIGISLLVSLTTTPMMCAALLKSASEARHGRLYWASERVFQRLLGLYEATLTRALRYHPITMLVMLSTIGLTVYLYVIIPKGFFPQQDTGRLVGNLLADQGTSFQAMRELLIRFAGAVSDDPAIDNVIALTGGNFGGAANTARMYCAVKPLAERTASADEIIARIRAKTSNMAGATLLLQSVQDLRVGGRASSAQFQFTLRGDNLEDLNQWAPQVLAQMRKLPGLVDVNTDQQTRGLQVSLVIDRDAAARLGVTPQRIDNALYDAFGQRPVSTMYKSMNQYRVVMGVEPAFWQDPDALRHLYVRSNNQQQVPLSAVCHYQRKNASLSVNHSGQFPSVTISFNLTPGVALGEAVQQVQQLTDRIGLPETIHGSFSGTAQAFRDSLSNEALLILAALVTVYIVLGILYESYIHPITILSTLPSAGVGALLALMVCNTELSVMALIGIVLLIGIVKKNAIMMIDFALDAERRFNFAPDVAIFKACLLRFRPIVMTTMAALLGGLPLALGAGNGSELRRPLGIAIVGGLIFSQLLTLYTTPVVYLYLDQARLWFRKRGRESTAEFASSEPRRLAAVN